In bacterium, a single window of DNA contains:
- a CDS encoding MBL fold metallo-hydrolase → MSALGITVLASGSAGNALLLECGAERVLVDAGVSLDALERAMARLALAPRDVRAVVLTHEHDDHARGAGPLSRAAGVRVYATAATLAAAAQPLAGAVVEAFAPGAPFAIGPFEIIAFPVPHDAVEPVGVSVAAAGRRVVVATDLGAADEVLDAQLAGADLAVLESNYDLGLLHVSGYPWFLKNRILGGRGHLSNDDAARALARTASPARAAGRRRGVCLVHLSDTNNLAPLARDTVRAALDAADPPASSNGHAAGRGRPPLLAVRPNGRTERLLVDW, encoded by the coding sequence ATGAGCGCGCTGGGGATAACGGTGCTCGCGAGCGGGAGCGCCGGCAACGCGCTGCTCCTCGAGTGCGGGGCGGAGCGCGTGCTGGTCGACGCGGGGGTGTCGCTCGACGCGCTTGAACGGGCGATGGCGCGCCTGGCGCTCGCGCCGCGCGACGTGCGCGCGGTCGTGCTGACGCACGAGCACGACGACCACGCACGCGGGGCCGGACCGCTCTCGCGCGCGGCCGGCGTCCGCGTCTACGCGACGGCCGCCACCCTCGCCGCGGCGGCCCAGCCGCTCGCCGGCGCGGTCGTGGAAGCGTTCGCGCCCGGCGCGCCGTTTGCGATCGGCCCGTTCGAGATCATCGCGTTCCCGGTGCCGCACGACGCGGTGGAGCCCGTCGGCGTATCCGTCGCGGCGGCGGGCCGCCGCGTCGTCGTCGCGACGGACCTCGGAGCGGCCGACGAGGTTCTCGACGCCCAGCTCGCCGGGGCCGACCTCGCCGTGCTCGAGAGCAACTACGACCTCGGGCTGCTGCACGTGAGCGGCTACCCGTGGTTTCTCAAGAACCGCATCCTCGGCGGGCGCGGGCACCTCAGCAACGACGACGCGGCGCGGGCGCTCGCGCGCACCGCGTCGCCGGCCCGCGCGGCCGGGCGGCGCCGCGGCGTCTGTCTCGTCCACCTCAGCGACACGAACAACCTCGCTCCGCTCGCGCGCGACACCGTGCGGGCGGCGCTCGACGCGGCGGATCCACCGGCGTCGTCGAACGGCCACGCCGCGGGTCGGGGACGGCCGCCGCTCCTGGCCGTGCGGCCGAACGGGCGGACGGAACGGCTGCTCGTCGATTGGTAG
- a CDS encoding cyclophilin-like fold protein: MRTITITAGKVSATATLGTGKTADAVWNALPLEARASTWGDEIYFSIPVECAPEAPREVVEMGDLGYWPPGSAFCIFFGPTPASHGREIRPASPVNVFGRVSGDATVFKAVRSGTAVTIERAT, from the coding sequence ATGCGGACGATCACGATCACGGCCGGCAAGGTCAGCGCCACCGCCACGCTCGGGACCGGCAAGACGGCGGACGCCGTCTGGAACGCCCTGCCGCTCGAAGCGCGCGCGAGCACGTGGGGGGACGAGATCTACTTCTCGATCCCCGTCGAATGCGCCCCCGAGGCGCCGCGGGAAGTCGTGGAGATGGGCGACCTGGGTTACTGGCCGCCGGGCAGCGCCTTCTGCATCTTCTTCGGTCCCACGCCCGCGAGTCACGGCCGCGAGATCCGGCCGGCGAGCCCCGTGAACGTCTTCGGCCGAGTCTCCGGCGACGCGACGGTGTTCAAGGCGGTGCGTTCCGGGACGGCGGTCACGA